DNA from Orbaceae bacterium lpD01:
AATCATCGGAATCGCATCAACTAGGCCCATAACGATAAAGAATTGCGTACGTAACATAGGCATTAATTCAGGCTGGCGTGCAGAACCTTCTAAGAATTTACCGCCGAGTAAACCGATACCAATTGCCGCACCGATTGCAGCTAAACCCATCATAATTGCTGCAGCCACATACAACATACTTACATTATCCATCTTATACTCCAATAAATATTGATATTAAAAAACTTAAAGATAATTAATGATCTTCATCCGTTGCTGATGCCATCGATAAATAAACGATAGTTAACACCATAAAAATGAAGGCCTGTAACGTAATAATTAAAATATGGAAAATTGCCCACGGCAATGAAAGCACCCATTGAGACCACCAAGGTAATAAACCCGCGATCAAAATAAAGATTAATTCACCCGCATACATATTTCCAAACAGACGCAAACCTAAAGACAATGGTTTTGCTATTAAAGTCACGAGTTCTAAAACCAAGTTAATTGGAATAAAGATCCAGTGATTAAAAGGATGTAATGTATATTCCTTAATAAAACCGATACCACCTTTAAATTTAAAGGTGTAGATAATAATCAGGAAGAAGACACCAATTGCCATCGACATCGTTACACTTACGTCAGCAGATGGAACGACTCGTAGATGAGACACACCCATTTGTTGTGCAGCATAAGGTAAGAAATCAACAGGAATAAGATCCATTAGATTCATCAGAAATACCCAAACAAAAATCGTCAGCGCTAAAGGTGCAATTAAGCGACTTTTACCACTAAAAATTTCGCGGACATTACTATCAACAAAACTAATCACTAACTCAACAAAACATTGAAGCTTTCCAGGAACACCGCTTGTCGCTTTTTTGGCAACAAAGCCAAAAATACACAAAAACACAATCCCTAATAGGACAGAAAAGAATAATGAGTCGATATTTAACGACCAAAATCCATCACCGACCTGGAGATTCTGTAAATGGTGTTTGATGTACGCTTGGGTTGTTAAACCCTCTGGAGAAGAGACTGACATAATACCTCTTACCCTTAATCAAAAATAAAAAAAACCACTCATACAACGGTATGAGCAATCACTTTAATAATGTGTGTCTATTATTTGTAACCGTTTGCCCGATAATAGTCAATATCAGAATACCAAAATAACACAATAAATCACATTGCCATTAAACCTAATTCTGATAGAGGCCTGATTCTCAAAGTAAAAGATCAATTGTTTTTAATCAAACAGTTAATAAAAAACAGATAATCAAGTTTAACATATAATTAACAAATAAATGACACTTAATATACTAAAAGTAAATCAATCAATAACTACAACTGGTTGCTTTTCACTCACGCTAAATCAAGGTGAAAAATAACCAGTGCTGGATTATCAGTCGATATTTTTTATCACCGCGACGAGTTGTTCAGCAAATGCCTGCACCTCATCGATATTTTCACCTTCAACCATAACCCGAATTAAAGGCTCTGTACCTGATTTACGCAGTAATACCCGGCCTCGCCCGGCTAAGGCTTGTTCAATGTCAGCTGTCACTTGTTTGACTGCTGGATGCTCAAGCGGATCAGCCGTATGATTAAAACGGAGATTAATCAGAGTTTGTGGAAATAATTTCATACCACTGCACAGATCCACCAAAGACATGTTATTTCGAATCATGGCACAGAGGATCTGTAATCCAGCAATAATGCCATCTCCAGTTGTCGTTTTATCTAA
Protein-coding regions in this window:
- the atpB gene encoding F0F1 ATP synthase subunit A → MSVSSPEGLTTQAYIKHHLQNLQVGDGFWSLNIDSLFFSVLLGIVFLCIFGFVAKKATSGVPGKLQCFVELVISFVDSNVREIFSGKSRLIAPLALTIFVWVFLMNLMDLIPVDFLPYAAQQMGVSHLRVVPSADVSVTMSMAIGVFFLIIIYTFKFKGGIGFIKEYTLHPFNHWIFIPINLVLELVTLIAKPLSLGLRLFGNMYAGELIFILIAGLLPWWSQWVLSLPWAIFHILIITLQAFIFMVLTIVYLSMASATDEDH
- the atpE gene encoding F0F1 ATP synthase subunit C; the encoded protein is MDNVSMLYVAAAIMMGLAAIGAAIGIGLLGGKFLEGSARQPELMPMLRTQFFIVMGLVDAIPMICVGIALYITFAVAA